Proteins encoded within one genomic window of Gracilimonas sp.:
- a CDS encoding hemolysin III family protein, protein MQTLFPPREPFNAYSHYLGALIAAIWLFFLMKAAAESPTSHKISYLVYGISVILMFLSSGIYHTLNVQNKTEELFRLFDHILIYVLIAGSYTPMCVVALEGGWQWGILLGIWLFALAGILKKTFWMSAPRWFSTVIYLLMGWVSLIILPQVWRLLPHAFVYWIALGGLFYTVGAIIYGIRKPDPIPGAFGFHEIWHLFVLGGAFSHYWAIYKYLPEFNFPA, encoded by the coding sequence TTGCAAACACTGTTTCCACCAAGAGAGCCTTTTAACGCCTATTCACACTATTTAGGAGCTTTAATCGCTGCAATTTGGTTGTTTTTTTTAATGAAAGCAGCTGCTGAAAGCCCAACCTCACATAAAATTTCTTATCTGGTTTATGGAATTTCTGTGATATTGATGTTCCTATCCAGCGGCATTTACCATACGCTGAATGTGCAAAACAAAACCGAAGAACTTTTCAGGCTATTTGATCACATTTTGATTTACGTTTTAATCGCGGGTTCATACACTCCGATGTGTGTCGTTGCTTTGGAGGGGGGGTGGCAATGGGGTATACTGCTTGGTATTTGGCTTTTTGCTCTGGCCGGTATCTTAAAGAAAACTTTTTGGATGAGTGCCCCGCGATGGTTTTCCACCGTCATTTATTTGTTGATGGGATGGGTTTCCCTGATTATTCTCCCCCAGGTTTGGAGGCTTCTTCCCCATGCCTTTGTATACTGGATTGCATTGGGCGGCTTGTTTTATACTGTTGGTGCCATTATTTACGGAATCAGAAAACCAGACCCTATTCCCGGAGCATTTGGATTCCATGAAATTTGGCATTTATTTGTTTTGGGCGGTGCTTTTTCTCATTATTGGGCAATTTATAAATATTTACCTGAATTTAATTTCCCGGCTTAA
- a CDS encoding Nramp family divalent metal transporter → MKSEKVASTFKYAFGPGLILAAAAIGVSHLVQSTRAGADYGFTLVWAVIIASLMKYPFLEYGPRYASATGESLIAGYKKLGGWALWIYIFFTVGTMFAIQAAVTIVTASLAVELTGIELPLLVWSIIILAICIGILFRGQYSALDSLIKVVMVVLTLSTIAAFFVALFDGHSPSLNEAPSVWDVAGITFLIALMGWMPIPIDAAAWHSLWTLERGKQTKHKASLKESLLDFNIGYIGSAILALIFLGLGALVMFGSGVSFSSAGAAFAQQLIDLYTQTLGDWAHWIIIICAFTTMFSTTLTVTDSYPRVSREIFKVMKGGPVTGFWLFSYKGLLIIISLISMLVLYLTGSQFTYIIDLATSLSFLTAPALAFINYRLIMSSYFPDEHRPPVWLRVLSWFGIIFLTAFALLFFYWRFFV, encoded by the coding sequence ATGAAGTCGGAAAAAGTAGCCTCAACTTTTAAATATGCCTTCGGGCCGGGGTTGATACTTGCAGCAGCGGCCATCGGGGTTTCGCACCTGGTACAATCTACCCGCGCCGGAGCGGATTATGGCTTTACCCTCGTTTGGGCTGTAATTATCGCCAGCCTGATGAAATACCCCTTCCTGGAATACGGCCCTCGTTATGCCTCTGCAACCGGAGAAAGCCTGATCGCCGGGTATAAAAAGCTTGGGGGTTGGGCTTTATGGATTTATATCTTTTTTACGGTAGGAACCATGTTCGCCATTCAGGCGGCAGTTACCATTGTTACGGCAAGCCTGGCTGTGGAGCTCACCGGTATTGAGTTGCCCCTGCTGGTTTGGAGTATCATCATTTTAGCCATTTGTATCGGCATTCTTTTTCGCGGGCAGTATTCCGCGCTCGACTCTCTTATTAAAGTAGTGATGGTCGTGCTCACGCTTTCTACTATTGCCGCTTTTTTTGTGGCCTTATTTGACGGGCATTCCCCCTCCCTTAATGAAGCTCCTTCCGTTTGGGATGTGGCCGGCATTACCTTTCTCATAGCACTCATGGGCTGGATGCCCATCCCCATTGACGCGGCGGCCTGGCATTCTTTATGGACCCTGGAACGCGGCAAACAAACCAAACACAAAGCCAGTTTGAAGGAAAGTCTGCTGGATTTTAACATCGGCTACATCGGGTCGGCCATTTTAGCTCTTATATTTCTGGGATTGGGAGCTTTAGTCATGTTTGGTTCCGGCGTTAGTTTTTCTTCGGCCGGCGCTGCTTTTGCCCAACAACTTATCGATCTCTACACGCAAACCCTGGGGGATTGGGCGCACTGGATTATCATTATTTGCGCTTTTACCACCATGTTCAGCACCACACTCACGGTCACAGATTCTTATCCGAGGGTCAGCCGCGAGATTTTTAAGGTAATGAAGGGAGGACCTGTAACCGGTTTCTGGCTTTTTTCTTACAAGGGGTTGCTCATCATCATTTCCCTCATTTCCATGCTCGTGCTTTACCTCACCGGAAGTCAGTTTACCTATATTATTGACCTGGCCACTTCACTTTCATTTCTGACCGCGCCGGCACTGGCCTTCATTAATTACCGGCTCATCATGTCCTCGTACTTTCCTGATGAGCATAGGCCTCCGGTATGGCTCAGGGTGTTAAGCTGGTTTGGGATAATCTTTCTTACTGCCTTTGCCCTGCTGTTTTTCTACTGGCGGTTTTTTGTTTAG
- the uvrA gene encoding excinuclease ABC subunit UvrA, producing the protein MSTTETASKKAKEQEEERPIIIKGARTHNLKNIDVEIPRGKLTVVTGVSGSGKSSLAFDTIYAEGQRRYVESLSSYARQFLERMDKPDVDFMQGISPAMAIQQKTTSSNPRSTVGTTTEIYDYVRLLFARIGKTISPKSGEVVKKDSPRTAIKKLFETQEEGERFYVLHPIPHHDKKKLDEELKVLKEKGLTRLLNMDDESLIDLTTDEVNPKKFKADKHRVLIDRLVLKDDEATRTRIADSLETAFQEGAGRCSIKMRGGEELSFSERFEMDGIEFTEPTPQMFSFNNPFGACDECEGFGRVAGIDEDLVIPDHQKTIRNGAIAPFTSQKFSMHLRDLIKVCAREKFSIDTPYAELPKEVKDIIWKGKDEYIGIWKFFDEIKNQSYKVHMRVLYSRYRGYSRCPECEGYRVRKDALYVKVGDLHIGEVSELTIGHAREYFDGLELTEFEEEVAGQILYEIRKRLKYLDEVGLDYLTLDRLANTLSGGESQRISLANALGSSLIGSLYVLDEPTIGLHPRDNDRLIKILESLRDIGNTVLVVEHDPEMIKAADNVIDIGPFAGTHGGEVVFSGTVDKLLKADTLTGKFLSRRKEIPVPQKRRKGSGKTLSLEGASEHNLKNINVEFPLGMMTVVTGVSGSGKSTLVHDTLYAGIQKHIGTYNDKVGRFSDLSGMAAIHGVEMVDQSPIGRSSRSNPATYTKAFDGIRDLFSNTKQAKIMGYTPGHFSFNVPGGRCENCQGEGVQRIEMQFMADIELTCEVCNGTRFRKDVLNVKYRGKNIHDVLDMPVSEAIEFFVDEATIINKLQPLEDVGLGYLKLGQSATTLSGGEAQRVKLARFLAKTSTDHTLYFFDEPTTGLHFEDVAKLLDSFNELVAQGHSVIIIEHNLDIIKCADWVIDLGPEGGFGGGQVIGEGTPEDLMKMEDSHTGQFLKDYLKG; encoded by the coding sequence ATGTCCACAACAGAAACGGCTTCCAAAAAAGCAAAAGAACAAGAAGAAGAGCGCCCGATCATTATTAAGGGTGCCCGGACCCACAATCTCAAAAATATTGATGTAGAGATTCCCCGCGGCAAGCTTACGGTGGTAACCGGAGTGTCCGGCTCAGGTAAATCAAGCCTCGCTTTTGATACTATTTATGCAGAGGGGCAACGCCGGTATGTGGAAAGCTTGTCAAGTTATGCCCGGCAGTTCCTGGAACGCATGGATAAACCCGATGTAGATTTTATGCAGGGTATTTCTCCCGCCATGGCCATTCAACAGAAAACCACCTCAAGCAATCCGCGTTCTACGGTAGGTACGACTACCGAAATCTATGATTATGTCCGGCTGCTTTTTGCACGGATTGGAAAGACGATTTCTCCTAAATCGGGAGAGGTAGTAAAGAAAGATTCCCCACGAACGGCCATTAAGAAATTATTTGAGACTCAGGAGGAAGGAGAGCGGTTTTATGTATTGCACCCCATTCCTCATCACGACAAAAAGAAACTGGATGAAGAGCTGAAAGTGCTCAAAGAAAAAGGGCTTACGCGTCTGCTGAATATGGATGACGAGAGTTTGATAGACTTGACAACAGATGAGGTGAACCCCAAAAAATTCAAGGCAGACAAGCACCGGGTTTTAATTGACCGGTTGGTTTTGAAGGATGATGAAGCCACCCGAACTAGAATTGCGGACTCTCTGGAAACAGCTTTTCAGGAGGGTGCCGGCCGTTGCTCTATCAAAATGAGAGGAGGTGAAGAACTTTCATTCAGTGAAAGGTTTGAAATGGATGGCATTGAATTCACCGAGCCCACCCCTCAAATGTTTTCTTTCAACAATCCATTTGGTGCTTGTGATGAATGTGAGGGCTTTGGCCGCGTAGCCGGAATTGATGAGGACTTGGTGATCCCGGATCATCAAAAAACCATACGAAATGGAGCCATTGCCCCATTTACTTCCCAAAAATTCAGTATGCATTTGCGGGATTTGATTAAAGTGTGTGCCCGTGAAAAATTTTCAATCGACACACCATATGCAGAGCTCCCCAAAGAAGTGAAAGACATCATTTGGAAGGGAAAAGATGAATATATAGGTATCTGGAAGTTTTTTGATGAGATAAAAAATCAATCGTATAAAGTACATATGCGAGTCTTGTATTCCCGCTATCGCGGCTACAGTCGCTGCCCGGAATGTGAGGGTTATAGGGTGCGAAAAGATGCGTTATACGTAAAAGTGGGCGACTTGCATATAGGCGAAGTTTCGGAGCTGACCATTGGCCATGCCCGGGAATATTTTGACGGGCTGGAGCTCACCGAGTTTGAAGAAGAGGTGGCCGGGCAGATCTTGTATGAGATCAGAAAGCGTTTGAAATACCTGGATGAAGTCGGTTTGGATTATTTAACCTTAGACCGGCTTGCGAACACGCTGAGCGGGGGAGAGTCTCAGCGAATCAGCCTTGCAAATGCCCTGGGGAGTTCCCTGATCGGAAGTTTATATGTATTGGACGAGCCTACAATAGGGCTTCATCCCCGCGATAATGATCGTCTTATTAAAATTCTGGAGTCTTTGCGCGATATCGGAAATACTGTTCTGGTGGTAGAACATGATCCCGAAATGATTAAGGCGGCCGATAATGTTATTGATATAGGCCCCTTTGCCGGAACACATGGCGGAGAAGTGGTTTTCAGCGGAACGGTAGATAAGCTTTTAAAAGCGGATACGCTGACAGGTAAATTTTTAAGCCGGCGAAAAGAAATTCCGGTGCCGCAAAAAAGAAGAAAGGGAAGCGGAAAAACCTTGTCCCTTGAGGGGGCTTCTGAACATAACCTGAAAAATATAAATGTAGAATTCCCACTGGGTATGATGACTGTGGTTACGGGTGTTTCCGGTTCAGGGAAATCAACCTTGGTACATGACACATTGTATGCCGGAATTCAAAAACACATTGGTACTTACAATGATAAAGTAGGCCGTTTTTCTGACCTCTCGGGGATGGCTGCAATACACGGTGTTGAAATGGTGGATCAAAGTCCGATTGGGAGATCCTCCCGGTCAAACCCCGCCACTTATACCAAAGCGTTTGATGGAATTCGGGATTTGTTCTCGAACACTAAGCAGGCCAAAATTATGGGTTATACTCCGGGGCATTTTTCCTTTAACGTACCTGGGGGAAGGTGTGAGAATTGCCAGGGAGAAGGAGTTCAGCGTATTGAAATGCAGTTCATGGCAGATATTGAATTAACCTGTGAAGTATGTAATGGCACACGTTTTCGAAAAGACGTACTCAACGTAAAGTATCGGGGCAAAAACATTCATGATGTATTGGATATGCCTGTTTCAGAAGCGATCGAGTTTTTTGTGGATGAAGCTACCATTATCAATAAGTTGCAGCCGCTGGAAGATGTGGGTTTGGGGTATTTAAAACTGGGACAAAGTGCTACCACACTTTCAGGCGGAGAAGCTCAAAGGGTCAAACTCGCACGTTTCCTGGCAAAAACATCCACGGATCATACGCTTTACTTTTTTGATGAGCCTACTACCGGTCTCCATTTCGAAGATGTAGCCAAACTCCTTGATTCATTTAATGAATTAGTTGCGCAAGGCCATTCGGTTATTATTATTGAGCATAACCTCGATATCATAAAATGTGCTGACTGGGTCATTGATTTAGGCCCTGAAGGAGGCTTTGGTGGTGGACAGGTGATTGGCGAAGGTACGCCGGAAGATCTTATGAAAATGGAAGACAGTCATACAGGTCAGTTTTTGAAAGACTACCTGAAAGGGTAG
- a CDS encoding proline dehydrogenase family protein — translation MKLPFFLAKRFVAGESFKESIPKAKQLNNKDLKLTLDLLGENVKDRQTATDTVDAYIRLLEGIKEHGLISSISIKLTMMGLDIDHDFCQENLFRLLDVAKEQNQFVRIDMEGSDCTQITLDIFKEAFQKYGKHVGTVIQSMLFRSKDDINELAEMGADIRLVKGAYKEPAKIALQDMPAIREAFKEQAKVLLEKTEFPRFGTHDDELIDWLKRYTADKNIPKDRFEFQMLYGLREETMVQLTDEEYCTRVYVPFGTDWFPYFTRRLMERKENIWFIFSTMFKK, via the coding sequence ATGAAATTACCTTTCTTTCTTGCAAAGCGTTTTGTGGCCGGCGAGTCATTTAAAGAGTCTATTCCCAAAGCAAAACAATTAAATAATAAAGACCTCAAGCTTACCCTCGATCTTTTGGGTGAAAACGTAAAAGATCGCCAAACCGCCACCGACACCGTAGATGCATATATTCGGTTACTCGAAGGAATCAAAGAACATGGGTTAATCAGTAGCATCTCTATCAAACTTACAATGATGGGGCTCGATATCGATCATGACTTTTGCCAGGAAAATTTATTCCGTTTGCTGGATGTGGCGAAAGAGCAAAACCAGTTTGTTCGAATTGACATGGAGGGTTCCGATTGCACGCAGATTACCCTTGATATTTTTAAGGAAGCTTTTCAGAAATACGGTAAACATGTGGGCACGGTAATTCAGTCGATGTTATTCCGAAGCAAAGACGATATCAACGAACTGGCCGAAATGGGCGCAGATATCCGGCTCGTGAAAGGTGCGTACAAAGAACCGGCAAAAATTGCCCTTCAGGATATGCCCGCCATTCGTGAAGCCTTTAAGGAACAGGCCAAAGTTTTGTTGGAAAAAACAGAGTTCCCCCGATTTGGAACTCACGACGATGAACTTATCGACTGGCTAAAGCGCTATACTGCTGATAAAAACATCCCCAAAGACCGGTTCGAATTTCAGATGCTATACGGACTTCGGGAAGAAACCATGGTTCAGCTTACGGATGAAGAGTATTGTACTCGTGTTTATGTTCCGTTTGGTACCGATTGGTTTCCCTATTTCACCCGCAGGCTCATGGAGCGAAAAGAAAATATTTGGTTCATTTTCAGCACTATGTTTAAGAAGTGA
- a CDS encoding M14 family metallopeptidase: protein MKAFSTILFSLIFGVMAQAQVLQPEPVSLDYFLPDGVTYNSQIPTPEEVLGAQVGEWHVRHDQLVNYMYAVAEASDRVTITEYARTYENRPLLMLTITSPQNHQNIDAIKEEHLKLTDASVSDDLNLSEIPAVVTMSYSVHGNEPSGSNASLAVVYHLAAAQGAEIDAMLDNTIINVDPSINPDGLDRFAHWANTNKSKNVLVTDPQSREFDETWPGGRTNHYWFDLNRDWMPMIHPESQGRVAKFHEWVPQVLTDHHEMGTNSTFFFQPGIPSRTHPLTPQRNQALTGAIAEYHAEALDDIQSLYYSKESFDDFYYGKGSTYPDVNGSIGILFEQASSRGHAQESIHGIVEFPFTIKNQFVTSLSTLEAVQALKEELLANTREFYKEAAQEAGNAPIKAYVFGEEADQARTKHLAEMLDRNQIDVYKLDRDYQDFKAGKAFVVPTNQKQYKLLTAMFERRTEFTDSLFYDVSTWTMPYAFNLPFAELNRDYNSSMLGEEFSLDGFELIGELVGDEAQYAYAFEWDEYYAPRALYRLLANGVRAKVASQTFKAVVENAVKDFDYGTIMIPMGVQEDPDKVHEIIQTITEEDGITVYNLPTGLTPSGMDLGSGNFENLEAPKVAMIGGSGSNSSEVGEAWHLFDQRYHMPLSIIKSDDVDRTDLSRYNVIISSGYGISDGAAENLKEWVRGGGTLIVFKNAIRWAKSLGLANVEYVEEEEADEEEKEEVKTRPYVKAGEDRGAGFIGGSIFNAKLDLTHPMGYGFNDENITLFRNSTLFIEKGENPYSTPLYYTDDPLASGYSNDENLELIKGSGAVVVSGYGRGNVISMTDNPNFRAFWYGTNKLFANAIFFGHTISGGTTN from the coding sequence ATGAAAGCTTTTTCTACTATTCTTTTCTCTTTGATTTTTGGGGTGATGGCTCAGGCTCAGGTATTGCAGCCTGAACCGGTTTCTCTCGATTATTTTCTTCCTGATGGTGTAACGTACAATTCACAAATTCCAACTCCGGAAGAAGTCTTGGGTGCCCAGGTTGGGGAATGGCATGTGCGCCACGATCAACTGGTGAATTACATGTATGCAGTGGCGGAAGCCTCTGATCGGGTTACTATAACCGAATATGCACGTACCTATGAAAACCGGCCGCTGCTGATGCTGACAATTACTTCTCCTCAAAACCACCAAAATATTGACGCCATTAAAGAGGAGCACCTGAAGCTTACCGATGCTTCTGTTTCTGACGACTTAAATCTTTCTGAAATACCGGCAGTAGTTACCATGAGCTACAGTGTGCATGGAAATGAACCCAGTGGGTCAAATGCCTCGCTGGCGGTTGTGTATCACCTGGCGGCGGCACAGGGTGCAGAGATTGACGCAATGCTGGATAATACCATCATCAATGTGGATCCAAGTATAAATCCGGATGGGCTTGACCGATTTGCACATTGGGCGAATACCAACAAGAGCAAAAATGTGTTGGTTACGGACCCTCAAAGCCGTGAGTTTGATGAAACCTGGCCGGGCGGTCGAACCAATCACTATTGGTTTGACCTGAACCGTGACTGGATGCCGATGATCCACCCTGAAAGTCAGGGACGAGTGGCTAAATTCCATGAATGGGTGCCACAGGTACTGACCGATCATCATGAGATGGGAACCAATTCCACCTTTTTCTTTCAACCCGGCATTCCATCCCGTACACACCCGCTTACCCCGCAGCGTAATCAGGCTTTGACCGGTGCCATTGCAGAATATCATGCTGAAGCACTCGACGACATACAATCGCTGTACTATTCAAAAGAAAGCTTCGATGATTTTTATTATGGAAAAGGATCTACCTATCCTGATGTAAATGGTTCGATCGGAATATTGTTTGAGCAGGCGAGCTCCCGTGGCCATGCTCAGGAAAGCATTCACGGTATAGTGGAATTCCCTTTCACAATTAAAAATCAATTTGTGACCTCACTTTCTACCCTTGAAGCGGTGCAGGCACTTAAAGAAGAGTTATTGGCCAACACCCGTGAGTTCTACAAAGAAGCGGCTCAGGAAGCCGGTAATGCTCCGATCAAAGCCTATGTATTTGGGGAAGAAGCCGATCAGGCGCGCACCAAACACCTGGCTGAAATGTTGGATCGAAATCAGATTGACGTGTATAAGCTTGATCGTGATTATCAGGACTTCAAAGCCGGCAAGGCATTTGTGGTTCCAACCAATCAGAAACAGTATAAGTTACTGACGGCCATGTTCGAGCGACGTACTGAATTTACGGACAGCCTGTTTTATGATGTTTCTACCTGGACCATGCCATATGCATTCAATCTGCCTTTCGCAGAATTGAACCGGGACTACAATTCCAGCATGCTTGGAGAGGAATTTTCATTGGATGGATTTGAGTTGATCGGTGAATTAGTAGGTGATGAAGCCCAATATGCCTATGCATTTGAGTGGGATGAGTATTATGCTCCCCGTGCGCTGTACCGATTGCTTGCTAATGGTGTGAGAGCTAAAGTGGCCTCTCAAACATTCAAAGCTGTCGTCGAGAATGCAGTCAAAGATTTTGATTATGGCACCATTATGATCCCAATGGGTGTTCAGGAGGATCCTGATAAAGTGCATGAGATCATTCAGACTATCACCGAAGAAGACGGTATCACCGTTTATAATTTGCCAACCGGGCTTACACCTTCAGGAATGGACCTGGGAAGTGGAAACTTCGAAAATCTTGAAGCACCAAAAGTTGCCATGATAGGTGGCTCAGGAAGTAATTCAAGCGAAGTTGGGGAAGCATGGCACTTATTCGACCAGCGCTACCACATGCCATTGTCGATCATCAAAAGTGATGATGTTGACCGAACCGACCTCAGCAGATACAATGTGATCATCTCCAGCGGATATGGTATTTCTGATGGTGCGGCAGAGAACCTGAAAGAATGGGTTCGCGGTGGCGGCACGTTGATCGTCTTTAAGAATGCAATACGCTGGGCTAAATCACTCGGACTCGCAAATGTGGAGTATGTTGAAGAGGAAGAAGCCGATGAAGAGGAAAAAGAAGAAGTTAAAACTCGTCCTTATGTGAAGGCAGGAGAAGATCGCGGAGCCGGTTTTATCGGTGGAAGTATCTTCAACGCCAAACTGGATCTTACCCATCCCATGGGATATGGGTTCAATGATGAGAATATCACCCTTTTCCGCAACAGCACTCTGTTTATTGAAAAAGGTGAGAACCCGTATTCTACTCCATTGTATTACACCGACGATCCGCTGGCAAGTGGGTATAGCAACGATGAGAACCTTGAGTTGATCAAAGGTTCCGGCGCCGTAGTGGTAAGCGGTTATGGAAGAGGAAATGTGATCTCCATGACGGATAACCCAAACTTCCGTGCCTTCTGGTATGGCACCAATAAACTGTTTGCCAATGCCATATTTTTCGGCCACACGATCAGCGGCGGAACCACAAACTAA
- a CDS encoding outer membrane beta-barrel protein, protein MNLKKILCGVLFGAFIVAGSTAHAQVLPKFGVKAGLNFATFNNTDNAEYKTGFLGGIYANINIPATPMAIQPEVLYAQYGSNFENTDANYSLDYIQIPVLAKFGFGAPAVPVKPEVFFGPYAGFNINSEFDDGSGSANADDLFEGTDFGVVVGAGVSISRLSLEFRYTAGLTNVISEPTLEDGQKNGAFALTAGIHF, encoded by the coding sequence ATGAATTTAAAGAAAATACTATGTGGAGTACTATTCGGTGCGTTTATAGTAGCAGGAAGCACAGCCCATGCACAGGTGTTACCAAAATTTGGTGTAAAAGCAGGACTCAATTTCGCCACTTTTAATAATACTGACAATGCGGAATACAAAACAGGGTTTTTAGGCGGGATTTATGCCAATATTAACATCCCGGCTACGCCCATGGCCATACAGCCTGAAGTTTTATATGCACAATATGGAAGTAATTTCGAAAACACTGATGCTAACTACTCTTTGGATTATATTCAGATTCCTGTACTGGCAAAATTTGGTTTTGGAGCGCCGGCAGTACCGGTAAAGCCCGAAGTTTTCTTTGGTCCTTATGCCGGGTTTAATATCAATTCAGAATTCGATGACGGGAGTGGTTCCGCGAATGCTGATGACTTATTTGAAGGGACGGATTTCGGAGTTGTTGTAGGTGCGGGGGTATCAATTAGCCGCCTTAGCTTGGAATTTAGATATACAGCGGGTCTAACCAATGTTATATCTGAGCCCACACTGGAAGACGGACAAAAAAATGGAGCGTTTGCATTAACGGCGGGCATACATTTTTAA
- a CDS encoding DUF2911 domain-containing protein, with amino-acid sequence MINQHTIRFSHFIVTLLFLGVFFGCQNQGSENPRPSQESRKSPIAIASVKGDGSYVKVVYGQPYRRGRTIFGDLQPWGEVWRTGANEATEITITDPVLMGDQAINSGTYTLFTIPGPDSFTVILNHELGQWGAFEYNPERDYKRMKFPVQKLSTPVEAFTIEFSEPEYSMSTMSLKWDRVRVDIPIRFYGE; translated from the coding sequence TTGATCAATCAACATACTATCCGTTTTAGTCACTTTATCGTAACCCTGCTCTTTTTAGGCGTTTTTTTCGGCTGTCAAAATCAAGGATCTGAAAACCCCCGACCCTCTCAGGAAAGCAGAAAAAGCCCTATTGCCATAGCTTCAGTCAAAGGAGATGGTTCCTATGTCAAAGTAGTTTACGGGCAGCCCTATCGTCGCGGGCGTACTATTTTTGGTGATTTGCAGCCCTGGGGTGAGGTTTGGAGAACCGGCGCCAATGAAGCTACGGAAATTACCATAACTGATCCTGTTTTAATGGGAGACCAAGCCATTAACAGTGGAACCTATACTTTATTTACCATTCCTGGACCGGATTCTTTCACTGTTATTTTAAACCACGAATTAGGCCAGTGGGGAGCTTTTGAATATAATCCTGAACGAGACTATAAACGAATGAAATTCCCCGTGCAAAAATTATCCACGCCGGTGGAGGCTTTCACTATTGAGTTTTCGGAACCGGAATACAGCATGTCAACCATGTCGCTAAAATGGGACCGGGTTCGGGTAGATATTCCTATTCGGTTTTACGGAGAGTAG
- a CDS encoding DoxX family protein — MMLIIFSNLTLSTIFDPEFHRYLIGSLFILAGILHFIKPQVYSKIMPDYIPYHRAMVFISGVFEILGGIGFLVPALRIYAAWGLILLLIVVFPANIEMARKGYRKHGLTLYTWLLIARLPLQFVLIWWVYWAGI, encoded by the coding sequence ATGATGCTTATCATTTTCTCTAATCTCACTTTATCAACCATTTTTGATCCTGAATTCCATCGTTACCTGATCGGGTCGCTTTTTATCCTTGCGGGGATTCTGCATTTCATAAAACCGCAAGTTTATAGCAAGATTATGCCCGATTACATTCCTTACCACCGCGCTATGGTTTTTATAAGCGGGGTGTTTGAGATATTGGGAGGCATTGGCTTTTTGGTTCCTGCTCTTAGAATTTACGCGGCCTGGGGATTGATTCTCCTCCTTATTGTCGTTTTCCCTGCAAATATTGAGATGGCCCGGAAAGGATACAGAAAGCATGGCCTCACCCTTTATACCTGGCTGCTTATTGCCCGCCTTCCACTTCAATTTGTGTTAATCTGGTGGGTATATTGGGCAGGGATTTAG
- a CDS encoding DUF4097 family beta strand repeat-containing protein, producing MSTDKRYIWSLAISWTAFLALMLLAVQTGLAQSSEDAYRTETFGVSGAVSLEVQTSGGSISVVGTNKDEVVVEMFVRHQGNYIEPGQADLDDYEISISQDGNTVKAIAERKSNRGWNWNDNYSVSFLVHAPNETRSRLKTSGGSLSAKNLQGSQELRTSGGSITTEGIQGRMILKTSGGSITITDAQGDVEANTSGGTIRAEMLVGNLDARTSGGSIRLSGVEGNVEAKTSGGSIRAEILAPSEVIDLRTSGGSITITVPQENGYDLDLDGNRVYADLVNFSGKAEKDEIRGSFNGGGTKISAKTSGGSVRLEYL from the coding sequence ATGAGTACAGATAAAAGATATATATGGAGTCTGGCAATTTCATGGACTGCTTTTCTTGCCCTTATGCTGCTGGCAGTTCAAACCGGCTTAGCTCAGTCAAGTGAGGATGCCTATAGAACTGAAACATTCGGCGTATCCGGAGCGGTGAGCCTTGAGGTTCAGACGTCTGGAGGCAGTATCAGTGTGGTGGGCACAAACAAGGATGAAGTTGTAGTTGAAATGTTTGTACGCCACCAAGGGAATTACATTGAGCCCGGACAAGCTGACCTGGATGATTATGAAATCAGCATTAGCCAGGATGGAAATACCGTTAAGGCGATTGCAGAACGGAAGTCAAACCGAGGGTGGAACTGGAATGACAATTATTCGGTCTCTTTTCTTGTGCATGCCCCCAATGAAACCCGCTCCCGCTTGAAAACCAGCGGAGGCAGCCTAAGTGCGAAAAACCTGCAGGGTTCACAAGAATTGAGGACAAGCGGAGGAAGCATTACCACAGAAGGCATACAAGGCCGGATGATTCTGAAAACGTCCGGAGGCAGTATTACCATCACGGATGCTCAGGGTGATGTAGAAGCCAATACCAGCGGAGGGACAATTCGGGCCGAGATGTTGGTTGGTAATTTAGATGCCAGAACAAGCGGGGGAAGCATCAGGCTAAGCGGAGTAGAGGGAAATGTAGAAGCTAAAACCAGTGGGGGCTCAATACGGGCTGAAATCCTTGCTCCTTCTGAGGTCATTGATTTAAGAACAAGTGGCGGAAGCATCACCATTACCGTACCACAGGAAAATGGATATGACCTGGACCTGGACGGAAATCGCGTTTATGCCGACTTGGTGAATTTTAGCGGAAAAGCCGAAAAAGATGAAATTCGCGGATCATTTAACGGTGGCGGAACAAAGATTAGTGCCAAAACAAGTGGTGGCTCTGTTCGCTTAGAATATTTGTAA